One Kitasatospora sp. MAP12-44 DNA segment encodes these proteins:
- the pyk gene encoding pyruvate kinase, which translates to MRRAKIVCTLGPATDSYEQLKAIVEAGMNVARLNMSHGSHAEHEERYRKVRQVSEDTGRTIGVLADLQGPKIRLATFANGPVTVDNGDTFTITTDDVPGDQHICGTTYKGLPGDVKPGDPVLINDGVIALEVVSVDGPRVKTVVVEGGVLSNNKGINLPGAAVNVPALSEKDKDDLRFALRLGVDMVALSFVRNAEDIDDVHKVMDEVGIRVPVIAKIEKPQAVEAMEEIVLAFDAIMVARGDLAVEYPLERVPLVQKKLITLARRNAKPVIVATQMMESMIHASRPTRAEASDVANAILDGADAVMLSAESSVGKYPVETVKTMSRICETAEEELISQGLQPLNPGRKPRTQGGSIARAACELGDFLNAEALVAFTKSGDTARRLSRYRSPIPVIAFTPDTATRNQLALSWGVEAYVTEQVGSTDAMVLQVDQELLALKQLNEGDTVIVTAGSPPGIPGNTNMVQVHHLGQRAGL; encoded by the coding sequence ATGCGCCGAGCGAAAATTGTCTGCACCCTGGGTCCTGCGACGGACTCCTACGAACAGCTGAAGGCCATCGTCGAAGCGGGCATGAACGTCGCCCGACTCAACATGAGCCACGGCTCCCACGCGGAGCACGAGGAGCGGTACCGCAAGGTCCGCCAGGTCTCCGAGGACACCGGCCGCACCATCGGTGTGCTGGCCGACCTGCAGGGCCCCAAGATCCGTCTGGCGACCTTCGCCAACGGCCCGGTGACCGTTGACAACGGCGACACGTTCACCATCACCACCGACGACGTCCCTGGTGACCAGCACATCTGCGGCACCACCTACAAGGGCCTGCCCGGCGACGTGAAGCCCGGCGACCCGGTCCTGATCAACGACGGCGTCATCGCCCTGGAGGTCGTCAGCGTCGACGGCCCGCGGGTGAAGACCGTGGTCGTGGAGGGCGGCGTGCTCTCCAACAACAAGGGCATCAACCTGCCGGGCGCCGCGGTCAACGTGCCCGCGCTCTCCGAGAAGGACAAGGACGACCTGCGCTTCGCGCTGCGTCTGGGCGTCGACATGGTCGCGCTCTCCTTCGTGCGCAACGCCGAGGACATCGACGACGTGCACAAGGTGATGGACGAGGTCGGCATCCGCGTCCCGGTCATCGCCAAGATCGAGAAGCCGCAGGCCGTGGAGGCGATGGAGGAGATCGTCCTCGCCTTCGACGCCATCATGGTGGCCCGCGGCGACCTCGCCGTCGAGTACCCGCTGGAGCGGGTGCCGCTGGTGCAGAAGAAGCTCATCACGCTGGCTCGGCGCAACGCCAAGCCGGTCATCGTCGCCACCCAGATGATGGAGTCGATGATCCACGCCTCGCGGCCCACCCGCGCCGAGGCCTCGGACGTCGCCAACGCCATCCTGGACGGCGCCGACGCGGTGATGCTCTCCGCCGAGTCCAGCGTCGGCAAGTACCCGGTGGAGACCGTCAAGACCATGAGCCGGATCTGCGAGACGGCCGAGGAGGAGCTCATCAGCCAGGGCCTGCAGCCGCTCAACCCGGGCCGCAAGCCGCGCACCCAGGGCGGTTCGATCGCGCGCGCCGCGTGCGAGCTGGGCGACTTCCTGAACGCCGAGGCGCTGGTGGCCTTCACCAAGTCCGGTGACACCGCCCGCCGGCTCTCGCGCTACCGCTCGCCGATCCCGGTGATCGCGTTCACCCCGGACACCGCGACCCGCAACCAGCTCGCGCTGAGCTGGGGCGTCGAGGCGTACGTGACCGAGCAGGTCGGCTCGACCGACGCGATGGTGCTCCAGGTCGACCAGGAGCTGCTGGCCCTCAAGCAGCTGAACGAGGGCGACACCGTCATCGTCACCGCCGGCTCGCCTCCCGGCATCCCCGGCAACACCAACATGGTCCAGGTGCACCACCTGGGACAGCGCGCGGGTCTCTGA
- a CDS encoding acetate kinase — translation MSEATRILVLNSGSSSVKYQLIDMLDGRRLATGLAERIGASGARLVHTPHGGPRRVSQQAFPDHSSALKAMAEELAADGLDLDSPELAAIGHRVVHGGRRFTAPTVVTEEVLAEIRRLVPVAPLHNPANIVGIEVARALRPDLPQVAVFDTAFHTTIPEYAARYAIDRKTADEHRVRRYGFHGTSHQYVSRATARLLGKAPAEVNVIVLHLGNGASASAVSGGVCVETSMGLTPLEGLVMGTRSGDVDPGVIFHLHRVGGLSVDEIDDLLNRQSGLQGLCGDNDMREVLRRADEGDADAELAFRAYIHRLRKYIGGYYAVLGRVDAIAFTAGVGENAAQVRQAATDGLADLGIAVDPELNSVHSDEARVISPAYSRVAVAVVPTDEELEIAQQAFALVHAR, via the coding sequence TTGAGCGAGGCGACCCGGATCCTGGTCCTCAACTCCGGCTCCTCGTCGGTGAAGTACCAGCTGATCGACATGCTGGACGGCCGGCGGCTGGCGACCGGCCTGGCGGAGCGGATCGGCGCGAGCGGGGCCCGCCTGGTGCACACCCCGCACGGCGGCCCGCGGCGCGTGTCGCAGCAGGCCTTCCCGGACCACTCCAGCGCGCTCAAGGCGATGGCCGAGGAGCTGGCCGCGGACGGCCTGGACCTGGACTCCCCGGAGCTGGCCGCGATCGGCCACCGGGTGGTGCACGGCGGCCGCCGCTTCACCGCGCCGACCGTGGTCACCGAGGAGGTGCTCGCCGAGATCCGCCGACTGGTCCCGGTGGCGCCGCTGCACAACCCGGCCAACATCGTCGGCATCGAGGTGGCCCGGGCGCTGCGCCCCGACCTGCCGCAGGTCGCGGTCTTCGACACCGCCTTCCACACCACGATCCCCGAGTACGCGGCCCGCTACGCGATCGACAGGAAGACCGCCGACGAGCACCGGGTGCGCCGCTACGGCTTCCACGGCACCTCGCACCAGTACGTCTCGCGGGCCACCGCGCGGCTGCTCGGCAAGGCGCCGGCCGAGGTCAATGTGATCGTGCTGCACCTGGGCAACGGCGCCTCGGCCTCGGCGGTGTCCGGCGGCGTCTGCGTGGAGACCTCGATGGGCCTCACCCCGCTGGAGGGCCTGGTGATGGGCACCCGCTCGGGCGACGTCGACCCGGGCGTGATCTTCCACCTGCACCGGGTCGGCGGCCTCTCGGTGGACGAGATCGACGATCTGCTGAACCGTCAGAGCGGCCTGCAGGGCCTGTGCGGCGACAACGACATGCGCGAGGTGCTGCGCCGCGCCGACGAGGGGGACGCCGACGCCGAGCTCGCGTTCCGCGCTTACATCCACCGGCTGCGCAAGTACATCGGCGGGTACTACGCGGTGCTCGGGCGGGTGGACGCGATCGCCTTCACCGCCGGCGTCGGCGAGAACGCCGCGCAGGTCCGGCAGGCCGCCACCGACGGCCTGGCCGACCTCGGCATCGCGGTGGATCCCGAGCTGAACTCCGTCCATTCCGACGAGGCCCGGGTGATCTCGCCCGCCTACTCGCGAGTAGCGGTCGCGGTGGTCCCCACCGACGAGGAACTGGAGATCGCCCAACAGGCCTTCGCCCTGGTACACGCCCGGTAG
- the pta gene encoding phosphate acetyltransferase, which produces MARSVYVTGIDRGDGRQAVELGVMELLTRQVDRVGVFRPLVHAAAPGEPGTDHVVELLRTRYRLDLAADQLYGLTYEEAAALQAAQGQDELVGTLVDRFRAVERSCQAVLVLGTDFADTNIPDELAFNARLANEFGAWVLPVVGGHDQDPLAVVAEVRNAHRAYSDLGCSALAMVANRVAPGAKQQVLRALTDKLPIPAYVLPEEPALAAPTVAQLVEATGAEVLLGDAAGLARDVRSFVFGGAMLPTFLTALTEGALVVTPGDRADLLIGSLAAHSAGAPPISGVLLTLGQHPGPEVMALAARLAPGTPVAVVPEGSWPTAATLTHLEGKLGATTPRKAEIALGLFELHVDTAELTSRIELSRSERVTPMMFEHELLERARARRQHVVLPEGGEERVLRAAEVLLRRNICDLTLLGEEDTVRRKAASLGITLPQEDALDRARVRIVDPATSPLRQRFAELYSELRAHKGMTVELALDVVTDVSYFGTLMVQEGIADGMVSGAVHSTAATIRPAFEVIKTSPGAAIVSSVFFMCLADKVLVYGDCAVNPDPDAQQLADIAIQSAETAAQFGVEPRIAMLSYSTGTSGSGADVDKVRKATELVRALRPDLLVDGPIQYDAAVDARVAATKLPGSAVAGRATVLIFPDLNTGNNTYKAVQRSAGAVAVGPVLQGLRKPVNDLSRGALVQDIVNTVAITAIQSQPSKEDVR; this is translated from the coding sequence GTGGCGCGCAGCGTGTACGTGACCGGGATCGATCGCGGCGACGGCCGGCAGGCGGTGGAGCTCGGGGTCATGGAACTGCTCACCCGCCAGGTGGACCGGGTCGGGGTGTTCCGGCCGCTGGTGCACGCCGCGGCGCCGGGCGAGCCGGGCACCGACCACGTGGTCGAGCTGCTGCGCACCCGCTACCGGCTCGACCTGGCGGCCGACCAGCTCTACGGCCTCACCTACGAGGAGGCCGCGGCGCTGCAGGCCGCGCAGGGGCAGGACGAGCTGGTCGGCACGCTGGTCGACCGGTTCCGCGCGGTGGAACGCTCCTGCCAGGCGGTGCTGGTGCTCGGCACCGACTTCGCGGACACCAACATCCCCGACGAACTCGCCTTCAACGCCCGCCTCGCCAACGAGTTCGGCGCCTGGGTGCTGCCGGTGGTCGGCGGCCACGACCAGGACCCGCTCGCCGTGGTCGCCGAGGTGCGCAACGCCCACCGCGCCTACAGCGACCTCGGCTGCTCGGCGCTGGCGATGGTGGCCAACCGGGTCGCGCCCGGCGCCAAGCAGCAGGTGCTGCGCGCGCTCACCGACAAGCTGCCGATCCCCGCCTATGTGCTGCCCGAGGAGCCCGCGCTCGCCGCGCCGACCGTCGCGCAGCTGGTCGAGGCGACCGGCGCCGAGGTGCTGCTGGGCGACGCGGCCGGGCTGGCCCGGGACGTCCGCAGCTTCGTCTTCGGCGGCGCGATGCTGCCGACCTTCCTGACCGCGCTGACCGAGGGCGCGCTGGTGGTCACCCCCGGGGACCGGGCGGACCTGCTGATCGGCTCGCTGGCCGCCCACTCGGCGGGCGCGCCGCCGATCTCCGGCGTCCTGCTGACGCTCGGTCAGCACCCGGGCCCGGAGGTCATGGCGCTGGCCGCCCGACTGGCGCCCGGCACCCCGGTGGCCGTCGTCCCGGAGGGCAGCTGGCCGACCGCCGCCACGCTGACCCACCTGGAGGGCAAGCTCGGCGCGACCACCCCGCGGAAGGCCGAGATCGCCCTCGGCCTGTTCGAACTGCACGTCGACACCGCCGAGTTGACCAGCCGGATCGAGCTGAGCCGGTCCGAGCGGGTGACCCCGATGATGTTCGAGCACGAGCTCCTGGAGCGGGCCCGCGCGCGGAGGCAGCATGTGGTGCTGCCGGAGGGCGGCGAGGAGCGGGTGCTGCGGGCGGCCGAGGTGCTGCTGCGCCGCAACATCTGCGACCTCACGCTGCTCGGCGAGGAGGACACCGTGCGCCGCAAGGCCGCGAGCCTGGGCATCACGCTGCCCCAGGAGGACGCCCTCGACCGGGCCAGGGTACGCATCGTCGACCCGGCCACCAGCCCGCTGCGCCAGCGGTTCGCCGAGCTCTACTCCGAGCTGCGCGCGCACAAGGGGATGACCGTCGAACTGGCCCTGGACGTGGTCACCGACGTCAGCTACTTCGGCACCCTGATGGTCCAGGAGGGCATCGCCGACGGCATGGTGTCGGGCGCCGTGCACTCCACCGCGGCCACCATCCGCCCGGCCTTCGAGGTGATCAAGACCTCCCCGGGCGCCGCGATCGTCTCCTCGGTCTTCTTCATGTGCCTGGCGGACAAGGTGCTGGTCTACGGCGACTGCGCGGTCAACCCCGACCCGGACGCCCAGCAGCTGGCCGACATCGCGATCCAGTCCGCCGAGACGGCCGCGCAGTTCGGCGTCGAGCCGCGGATCGCGATGCTCTCCTACTCCACCGGCACCTCCGGCTCGGGCGCTGACGTCGACAAGGTCCGCAAGGCCACCGAGCTGGTCCGCGCGCTGCGCCCCGACCTGCTGGTGGACGGCCCGATCCAGTACGACGCGGCGGTGGACGCCCGGGTGGCCGCCACCAAGCTGCCGGGCTCGGCGGTGGCCGGGCGGGCGACCGTGCTGATCTTCCCCGACCTGAACACCGGCAACAACACCTACAAGGCCGTCCAGCGCTCGGCCGGCGCGGTGGCGGTCGGCCCGGTCCTGCAGGGGCTGCGCAAACCGGTCAACGACCTGTCGCGCGGCGCGCTGGTGCAGGACATCGTGAACACCGTGGCGATCACCGCCATCCAGTCGCAGCCGTCCAAGGAGGACGTCCGTTGA
- the glgB gene encoding 1,4-alpha-glucan branching enzyme — translation MAADPAHRDPPAGHRPLSPVPDPTAGPRTARTPAPCLEDPAVAPLDRTNPTVPATFLPQGGLRPRAQGPRPTTSPAAAAVPAPVAPAPEAAPRALRLAEAPLPPAEIDRLVGGAHHDPHALLGAHPVTGGTAIRVLRPLADRVTIETAYGPAELSHQQAGLFTGLLPGSAIPAYQLRVSYPGCEPLLQEDGYRMPPTLGELDLHLIREGRHEQLWQVLGSHVRTVEGVTGTAFSVWAPNAVGVRLVGDFNHWDGTGYPMRSLGSSGVWELFAPGVLEGAVYKYELRTRDGRLLQKADPMARAAQCPPETASVVHTSSYQWGDADWLDKRSRVHHHRSPVSVYELHLASWRPGLGYRELAEQLPGYLRSLNFTHVEFMPVMEHPFGGSWGYQVSGFYAPTARLGSPDDFKYLVDALHRAGIGVIVDWVPAHFPKDDFALARFDGEPLYEPADPLRAEHPDWGTLEFDYGRTEVRNFLVANAVYWCEEFHIDGLRVDAVASMLYLDYSREGGAWTPNQFGGRENLDAASFLQEMNATVYRRCPGVVTIAEESTAWDGVTRPTSSGGLGFGLKWNMGWMHDSLVYISKEPVHRKFHHNEITFSMVYAFSENYVLPISHDEVVHGKQSLVSKMPGDWWQQRANQRAYLGFMWAHPGKQLLFMGQEFAQGAEWDHESGPQWWVLDEGWPAAADHRGAQQLVGELNRVYLASPALWEQDTTPDGFRWLDGGAADDNLLSFVRYAADGSPLVAVCNFSPVVRHGYRVGLPPLGGADQLWTEVLNTDAEAYGGSGVGNSHPVKAELVEWNGQPRSAELILPPLATIWLRPA, via the coding sequence TTGGCTGCCGATCCCGCTCACCGCGATCCACCGGCTGGCCACCGCCCCCTGAGCCCCGTCCCCGACCCAACCGCTGGACCCCGCACCGCTCGAACGCCTGCACCCTGCCTGGAGGACCCTGCCGTGGCCCCGCTCGACCGCACCAACCCGACCGTGCCCGCCACCTTCCTCCCGCAGGGCGGTCTGCGGCCGCGCGCGCAGGGGCCCCGACCGACCACCTCTCCAGCAGCCGCAGCCGTCCCGGCCCCGGTCGCTCCGGCGCCGGAGGCCGCCCCGCGCGCGCTGCGGCTGGCCGAGGCCCCGCTGCCGCCCGCCGAGATCGACCGGCTGGTCGGCGGCGCGCACCACGACCCGCACGCCCTGCTCGGCGCGCACCCCGTCACCGGCGGCACCGCGATCCGGGTGCTGCGCCCGCTGGCCGACCGGGTCACCATCGAAACGGCGTACGGACCGGCCGAGTTGAGCCACCAGCAGGCCGGCCTCTTCACCGGGCTGCTGCCCGGCTCGGCGATCCCGGCCTACCAGCTGCGGGTCAGCTACCCCGGCTGCGAGCCGCTGCTGCAGGAGGACGGCTACCGGATGCCGCCCACGCTGGGCGAGTTGGACCTGCACCTGATCCGCGAGGGCCGGCACGAGCAGCTCTGGCAGGTGCTCGGTTCGCATGTGCGCACCGTCGAGGGGGTCACCGGCACCGCGTTCTCGGTCTGGGCTCCGAACGCGGTCGGGGTGCGCCTGGTCGGCGACTTCAACCACTGGGACGGCACCGGCTACCCGATGCGCTCGCTGGGGTCCTCGGGCGTCTGGGAGCTGTTCGCCCCCGGGGTGCTCGAGGGGGCCGTGTACAAGTACGAACTGCGCACCCGGGACGGCCGGTTGCTGCAGAAGGCCGACCCGATGGCGCGCGCCGCCCAGTGCCCGCCGGAGACCGCCTCGGTCGTCCACACCTCCAGCTACCAGTGGGGGGACGCCGACTGGCTGGACAAGCGCTCGCGGGTGCACCACCACCGCTCGCCGGTGTCGGTCTACGAGCTGCACCTCGCCTCCTGGCGCCCGGGTCTCGGCTACCGCGAGCTGGCCGAGCAACTGCCCGGCTACCTGCGGTCGTTGAACTTCACCCACGTGGAGTTCATGCCGGTGATGGAACACCCCTTCGGCGGCTCCTGGGGCTACCAGGTCTCCGGCTTCTACGCCCCCACCGCCCGGCTCGGCTCTCCCGACGACTTCAAGTACCTGGTGGACGCCCTGCACCGGGCCGGTATCGGGGTGATCGTCGACTGGGTGCCCGCGCACTTCCCCAAGGACGACTTCGCGCTCGCCCGCTTCGACGGCGAGCCGCTCTACGAGCCGGCCGACCCGCTGCGCGCCGAGCACCCCGACTGGGGCACCCTGGAGTTCGACTACGGCCGCACCGAGGTCCGCAACTTCCTGGTCGCCAACGCGGTCTACTGGTGCGAGGAGTTCCACATCGACGGCCTGCGGGTGGACGCGGTCGCCTCGATGCTCTACCTCGACTACTCCCGCGAGGGCGGCGCCTGGACGCCGAACCAGTTCGGCGGCCGGGAGAACCTGGACGCCGCCTCGTTCCTGCAGGAGATGAACGCCACCGTCTACCGCCGCTGCCCCGGCGTGGTCACCATCGCCGAGGAGTCCACCGCCTGGGACGGCGTCACCCGCCCCACCAGCAGCGGCGGCCTGGGCTTCGGCCTGAAGTGGAACATGGGCTGGATGCACGACTCGCTGGTCTACATCTCCAAGGAACCGGTGCACCGCAAGTTCCACCACAACGAGATCACCTTCTCGATGGTCTACGCCTTCTCGGAGAACTACGTGCTGCCGATCTCGCACGACGAGGTGGTGCACGGCAAGCAGTCACTGGTCTCCAAGATGCCCGGCGACTGGTGGCAGCAGCGCGCCAACCAGCGCGCCTACCTGGGCTTTATGTGGGCCCACCCGGGCAAGCAACTGCTGTTCATGGGACAGGAGTTCGCCCAGGGCGCGGAGTGGGACCACGAGAGCGGCCCGCAGTGGTGGGTGCTCGACGAGGGCTGGCCGGCCGCCGCCGACCACCGCGGCGCGCAGCAGCTGGTCGGCGAGCTCAACCGGGTCTACCTGGCAAGCCCCGCGCTCTGGGAGCAGGACACCACCCCCGACGGCTTCCGCTGGCTGGACGGCGGAGCGGCCGACGACAACCTGCTCTCCTTCGTCCGCTACGCCGCCGACGGCTCGCCGCTGGTGGCCGTCTGCAACTTCTCCCCGGTGGTGCGGCACGGCTACCGGGTCGGCCTGCCCCCGCTGGGCGGCGCCGACCAGCTCTGGACCGAGGTGCTGAACACCGACGCCGAGGCCTACGGCGGCAGCGGCGTCGGCAACTCCCACCCCGTCAAGGCCGAGCTCGTCGAGTGGAACGGGCAGCCGCGCAGCGCCGAACTGATCCTGCCTCCGCTGGCCACCATCTGGCTGCGACCGGCCTGA
- a CDS encoding maltokinase → MSEISRSQAHVHRDAGSAPRGPGGPHGAAARGAGAYAPGTYGGRPRSSSSLAVGELVQAALPLIADWLPSQRWYAGKGQAITGLRPLSATPLLTGDPAMVHLLLRVEHGSGSDIYQLLLGLRAEAPAGLGPEALLGGLTHGPYDGAALYDAVHDPELTGRLLGHLATADRFGPLAFRRTPGPGLPSDLPGRAGTAEQSNTSVIFGTSFILKLFRRISPGTNPDLELSLALSRAGSTRIPRVAAWFESRMEATEPATLGLLQRFLPDAEDGWELALDQVARLKGDPSPGNFAVEAHRLGRATAEVHRVLARALPVARLDREETGRLATAMAERLDVAAAAVPALRRYRPALHTAFRQLTADHLTGLTVQRIHGDLHLGQAMRTPHGWVLLDFEGEPAKSVAERRLPQPALRDVAAMLRSFDYAAAHLLAGAEPDPELAHLAASWAARNRTAYCAGYTAAGGTDPAGSPELLRALEIDKAVYEVVYEARHRPGWLPIPLTAIHRLATAP, encoded by the coding sequence ATGTCGGAGATCTCCCGTTCTCAAGCCCACGTCCACCGCGACGCGGGTTCCGCGCCACGCGGTCCGGGCGGGCCGCACGGTGCCGCGGCCCGCGGTGCGGGGGCCTATGCCCCTGGCACCTACGGCGGCAGACCGCGCAGCAGCAGTTCGCTCGCGGTCGGAGAACTGGTCCAAGCCGCCCTGCCGTTGATCGCCGACTGGCTGCCGAGCCAGCGCTGGTACGCGGGGAAGGGGCAGGCGATCACCGGGCTGCGCCCGCTCTCCGCCACGCCCCTGCTGACCGGCGACCCGGCGATGGTGCACCTGCTGCTGCGCGTCGAGCACGGCAGCGGCTCGGACATCTACCAGCTACTGCTCGGCCTGCGCGCCGAGGCACCGGCCGGGCTTGGCCCGGAGGCGCTGCTCGGCGGCCTCACGCACGGACCGTACGACGGCGCCGCGCTCTACGACGCCGTGCACGACCCGGAGCTGACCGGACGGCTGCTCGGCCATCTGGCCACCGCCGACCGCTTCGGCCCGCTGGCGTTCCGCCGTACCCCCGGCCCCGGCCTGCCCAGCGACCTGCCGGGCCGCGCCGGGACGGCCGAGCAGAGCAACACCTCGGTCATCTTCGGCACCTCCTTCATCCTCAAGCTGTTCCGCCGGATCAGCCCCGGCACCAACCCTGACCTGGAGCTCTCGCTCGCCCTCTCGCGGGCCGGCAGCACCCGGATCCCCCGGGTGGCGGCCTGGTTCGAGAGCCGGATGGAGGCCACCGAGCCGGCCACGCTGGGCCTGCTGCAGCGGTTCCTGCCGGACGCGGAGGACGGCTGGGAGCTGGCGCTGGACCAGGTGGCCCGGCTCAAGGGCGACCCGAGCCCGGGCAACTTCGCGGTCGAGGCGCACCGGCTGGGGCGGGCCACCGCCGAGGTGCACCGGGTGCTGGCCCGCGCGCTGCCGGTGGCCAGGCTGGACCGCGAGGAGACCGGCCGGCTGGCCACCGCGATGGCCGAGCGGCTGGACGTGGCGGCGGCGGCCGTCCCGGCGCTGCGCCGCTACCGGCCCGCGCTGCACACCGCGTTCCGGCAGCTGACGGCCGACCACCTGACCGGGCTGACCGTCCAGCGGATCCACGGCGACCTGCACCTGGGCCAGGCGATGCGCACCCCGCACGGCTGGGTGCTGCTGGACTTCGAGGGCGAGCCGGCCAAGTCGGTGGCCGAACGGCGGCTGCCGCAGCCCGCGCTGCGCGATGTCGCGGCGATGCTGCGGTCCTTCGACTACGCGGCGGCGCACCTGCTGGCCGGCGCCGAACCGGACCCCGAACTCGCGCACCTGGCAGCGAGTTGGGCGGCCCGCAACCGGACGGCGTACTGCGCCGGCTACACCGCGGCCGGGGGCACCGACCCGGCTGGCTCGCCCGAGCTGCTGCGCGCACTGGAGATCGACAAGGCGGTCTACGAGGTGGTCTACGAGGCGCGGCACCGGCCGGGTTGGCTGCCGATCCCGCTCACCGCGATCCACCGGCTGGCCACCGCCCCCTGA
- the treS gene encoding maltose alpha-D-glucosyltransferase produces the protein MIVNEPVHDTFADTEKKDLDPEWFKRAVFYEVLVRSFQDSNGDGVGDLKGLTSKLDYLQWLGVDCLWIPPFFASPLRDGGYDVADYKSVLPEFGDLADFVEFVDAAHKRGMRVIIDFVMNHTSDQHPWFQASRNDPDGPYGDFYMWADDDKQYPDARIIFVDTETSNWTYDPVRKQYFWHRFFSHQPDLNYDNPRVQEEMIGGLRFWLDLGIDGFRLDAVPYLFAREGTNCENLPETHEFLARVRKEIDADYPDTVLLAEANQWPEDVVDYFGDFGSGGDECHMAFHFPVMPRIFMAVRRESRYPVSEILAKTPTIPSGCQWGIFLRNHDELTLEMVTDEERDYMYAEYAKDPRMRANVGIRRRLAPLLENDRNQIELFTALLLSLPGSPVLYYGDEIGMGDNIWLGDRDGVRTPMQWTPDRNAGFSSADPGRLSLPPIMDPVYGYQVTNVEAQQSSSSSLLHWTRRMIEIRKLNPAFGLGSYTELPSSNPAVLAFVREYQGDLVMCVNNFSRFAQPTELDLRRFEGRYPVELIGGVRFPSIGEWPYLLTLAGHGFYWFQLRKPGAQ, from the coding sequence GTGATTGTGAATGAGCCCGTCCACGACACCTTCGCGGACACCGAGAAGAAGGACCTGGACCCGGAGTGGTTCAAGCGCGCGGTCTTCTACGAGGTCCTGGTGCGGTCCTTCCAGGACAGCAACGGGGACGGTGTCGGTGACCTCAAGGGGCTCACGTCCAAGCTCGACTACCTCCAGTGGCTGGGCGTCGACTGCCTCTGGATCCCGCCCTTCTTCGCCTCGCCGCTGCGCGACGGCGGCTACGACGTGGCCGACTACAAATCGGTGCTGCCCGAATTCGGCGACCTGGCCGACTTCGTGGAGTTCGTGGACGCCGCCCACAAGCGCGGCATGCGCGTGATCATCGACTTCGTGATGAACCACACCAGCGACCAGCACCCGTGGTTCCAGGCCTCGCGCAACGACCCCGACGGCCCGTACGGCGACTTCTACATGTGGGCCGACGACGACAAGCAGTACCCGGACGCGCGGATCATCTTCGTCGACACCGAGACCTCCAACTGGACCTATGACCCGGTCCGCAAGCAGTACTTCTGGCACCGCTTCTTCTCCCACCAGCCGGACCTGAACTACGACAACCCGCGGGTCCAGGAGGAGATGATCGGCGGGCTGCGGTTCTGGCTGGACCTGGGCATCGACGGGTTCCGGCTGGACGCGGTGCCGTACCTGTTCGCGCGGGAGGGCACCAACTGCGAGAACCTGCCGGAGACCCACGAGTTCCTGGCCCGGGTCCGCAAGGAGATCGACGCCGACTACCCGGACACCGTGCTGCTCGCCGAGGCCAACCAGTGGCCCGAGGACGTGGTCGACTACTTCGGCGACTTCGGCTCCGGCGGCGACGAGTGCCACATGGCGTTCCACTTCCCGGTGATGCCGCGGATCTTCATGGCGGTGCGCCGGGAGAGCCGCTACCCGGTCTCGGAAATCCTCGCCAAGACGCCGACCATCCCCTCCGGCTGCCAGTGGGGCATCTTCCTGCGCAACCACGACGAGCTGACCCTGGAGATGGTCACCGACGAGGAGCGCGACTACATGTACGCGGAGTACGCGAAGGACCCGCGGATGCGGGCCAACGTGGGCATCCGCCGCCGGCTCGCGCCGCTGCTGGAGAACGACCGCAACCAGATCGAACTCTTCACCGCCCTGCTGCTCTCGCTGCCAGGATCGCCGGTCCTCTACTACGGGGACGAGATCGGGATGGGCGACAACATCTGGCTGGGCGACCGGGACGGTGTGCGCACCCCCATGCAGTGGACGCCCGACCGCAACGCGGGTTTCTCCTCCGCCGACCCGGGCAGGCTCAGTCTGCCGCCCATCATGGATCCGGTGTACGGCTACCAGGTGACCAACGTCGAGGCGCAGCAGAGCAGTTCGTCCTCGCTGCTGCACTGGACGCGTCGCATGATCGAAATCCGCAAACTCAACCCGGCCTTCGGCCTGGGCAGTTACACGGAACTCCCGTCGAGCAATCCGGCAGTGCTGGCCTTTGTCCGCGAGTACCAGGGTGACCTCGTGATGTGCGTGAACAACTTCTCCCGGTTCGCCCAGCCGACCGAGCTCGACCTGCGGCGGTTCGAGGGCCGCTACCCGGTCGAGCTGATCGGTGGGGTGCGCTTCCCGTCGATCGGCGAGTGGCCGTATCTGCTCACTCTCGCCGGTCACGGCTTCTACTGGTTCCAGCTGCGGAAGCCCGGAGCGCAGTAA